Genomic DNA from Sporomusaceae bacterium FL31:
ACCACATCACCATTTTGTTCTAGATTATCAATGCGAAGTCCCTGATCGTCTCTGGTGGGAACAACGAATCTGACTAAAGTATCTTCCAAGGATTCGCTGTATTTAGATTGGTCCACACCATTCACCTCCTGGCCTATAGTGTTACCCAAAAACACTAAGCCAAGACTTTTTTGTTATTTTGGCATGGAAATTGCCGATCTATCGTGCTTGAAACATGCTCTGTCTGGGTATATTAAGCTCCATAACCTTCAATAAAAGGAGTACACCCATGAGCCAAGAAAGCATTTTGCTAACCCAGGGAGCGGGCTTCCCACCCCAGCAGCAAGCAAAGCAGCCTGGTGTGGAAAGCTTGATGAATCCACGGCCACTCTCCATCAAACCCGATTATCATGCCAGCAGCAAGCTGACAAATAAACTTGCGATCATAACCGGGGGTGATAGCGGCATTGGCCGGGCTGTTGCACTAGCCTTCGCCCGGGAAGGCGCCGATATTGTGATTGCCTATTACGATGAGCATGAAGACGCTGCTGAAACCAAGCAACAGATTGAACAAAGCGGTCAACGGTGTCTTACCTTGTCCGGCGATGTCGGGTCAGAAAACTTCTGTAAGGAAATTGTGGCTAAAACGATTAAAGAGTTCGGTCGAATTGATCTGTTAGTTAACAACGCTGCCGTTCAGTATACGGCTAACAGCCTGTTGGACATAACAGCCGAGCAACTGGAAAAAACGTTTCGCACCAATATCTTTGCTTACTTTTATTTAACAAAGGCTGCACTGCCGCATCTAAAATCCGGCAGCGCAATCATCAATACAACCTCAGTGACAGCCTATGAGGGGCATGACTTTCTCATCGACTATGCTGCCACGAAGGGTGCCATCGTAACCTTCACGCGGTCTTTATCCCAATCATTAGTCTCTCAAGGTATCCGCGTGAACGGAGTCGCGCCAGGACCAATCTGGACACCGCTGATCCCGGCTTCCTTCAACGAGCAGCATGTCGCTGAATTTGGAAAAAACACGCCCATGCAGCGTGCCGGTCAGCCAGCCGAAGTAGCACCATGTTATGTGTTCTTAGCCAGTGACGATGCTTCGTATATGACAGGCCAGATCTTGCATGTCAATGGTGG
This window encodes:
- a CDS encoding NAD(P)-dependent oxidoreductase is translated as MSQESILLTQGAGFPPQQQAKQPGVESLMNPRPLSIKPDYHASSKLTNKLAIITGGDSGIGRAVALAFAREGADIVIAYYDEHEDAAETKQQIEQSGQRCLTLSGDVGSENFCKEIVAKTIKEFGRIDLLVNNAAVQYTANSLLDITAEQLEKTFRTNIFAYFYLTKAALPHLKSGSAIINTTSVTAYEGHDFLIDYAATKGAIVTFTRSLSQSLVSQGIRVNGVAPGPIWTPLIPASFNEQHVAEFGKNTPMQRAGQPAEVAPCYVFLASDDASYMTGQILHVNGGKIING